In Tenuifilum sp. 4138str, a single window of DNA contains:
- a CDS encoding DUF4293 domain-containing protein, translated as MIQRIQSLFLLASVILLSILMYNPFASFIVEPQMAKYTLGVFGLSVVDGSTVEKVQSIWFLLGFIIAVLLISFVTIFLYHRRLLQIRLCVLTIVMLVGLQGVMYYVVYAYGENLNSKPSYNLVFIFPLIAAILNFLALRAIARDEALIRSLDRLR; from the coding sequence ATGATTCAGCGAATTCAAAGCCTTTTCCTGCTTGCTTCTGTAATTCTTCTTTCCATTTTAATGTACAATCCATTTGCATCATTTATTGTTGAACCCCAAATGGCAAAATACACTTTAGGGGTGTTTGGATTATCGGTGGTTGATGGTTCAACGGTTGAAAAGGTCCAAAGTATCTGGTTTTTGCTAGGTTTTATTATAGCTGTATTGCTCATTAGTTTTGTAACAATATTCTTGTACCACAGGCGGCTACTTCAGATTCGTCTTTGTGTTTTAACTATTGTGATGTTGGTTGGTCTCCAGGGAGTGATGTATTATGTTGTATATGCATACGGTGAAAACTTGAACTCCAAACCTAGCTATAACCTTGTTTTCATATTTCCGCTCATAGCAGCCATATTGAATTTTCTTGCATTAAGAGCAATTGCACGCGACGAGGCGCTTATTCGCTCCCTTGATAGGTTACGCTAG
- the rplI gene encoding 50S ribosomal protein L9, whose protein sequence is MEIILLQDVPNLGNKNDVVTVRNGYARNYLIPKGMAITATESAKKVIAENIKQQAHKEAKIKAEAKQLAKKLEGVKLTIGAKTSSTGKIFGSVNNIQIAEALAEKGFEIDRKSITLSEDQVKEVGTYKAEIKLHREVKVSIEFEVVSE, encoded by the coding sequence ATGGAAATCATACTACTTCAGGATGTTCCCAATTTGGGTAATAAAAATGACGTGGTTACCGTACGTAACGGTTACGCCCGCAACTACCTGATTCCAAAAGGAATGGCTATAACTGCTACCGAATCGGCAAAAAAGGTAATCGCAGAAAATATTAAACAGCAAGCCCACAAGGAAGCTAAGATTAAAGCTGAAGCCAAACAGCTTGCCAAGAAACTTGAAGGCGTTAAGCTTACCATTGGTGCTAAAACAAGTTCAACCGGCAAGATTTTTGGATCGGTTAACAACATCCAAATCGCTGAGGCTCTCGCTGAAAAAGGCTTTGAGATTGATCGTAAGAGCATTACGCTTTCTGAAGATCAGGTTAAAGAGGTTGGTACCTATAAGGCCGAAATTAAGCTTCATCGCGAGGTTAAGGTTAGCATTGAATTCGAGGTTGTTTCTGAATAA
- a CDS encoding putative LPS assembly protein LptD has protein sequence MRFRFTLLLLLINQLALLANRFDSVALQQMLAYAKPDTVSTPDSAKNKKSAIDDPVITNADDSIVYSLDGKIAYLYGNGVVTYQNLELKANYIEFDMETKQVYASGLPDSTGKINGKPKFKEGSQSFEMEKIYYNFDTRRAKIIGVVTEQSGGFMHSAVTKKMEDDVVNLQGGKYTTCDLDHPHFYIAITKGKMIPDKKIVAGPAYLVIEDVPFPLIIPFGFFPNTRKRAAGVLIPEYGEENNRGLFLRNGGFYFGMGDYMDQRLTFDVYSRGSWGVRGQTSYKLRYKFSGSLNLEYSTIVTSDKGLPDYSKQNSYWIRWSHNQDPKASPNSTFQANVNFGSSNYNRYNARSINTALSNTFNSSISYSKTWPGSPFSLSTSLTHSQNTINKSVDLNFPRVAFNMSRIYPFKRKNAIGVPKWYEKVGVSLNTSLENRVQVKEDNLFKRTVFDSLQNGMKHSIPVSTSFNLLKFITVSPGVNYNEFWYLQTIEKNWNADSNRVEIDTLRGFKRGYEYSTSVSMSTKVYGMFQFSKKSKVQAIRHVITPSVSLGYRPDFSDPKYGFYRTVQSDSTGKTTRYSIFEKGIYGGPGGGKSGVVSFALSNLLEMKVKSANDTVNPVKKVKIIDGLSMNASYNLLADSLNWSEVSVSGRTGLFDGKVNINYSGGFNLYAINEQGRIYNRYEWNESGKLARFTRGNIGVDFSLNSKKEGQANSSTAGRMRGAGEIPPGTAPDGSNFGESLGTMYGLDYVDFSVPWNVRFSYNLSYSKPALQSSLVQTLSFSGSISLTPKLKIGFNSGYDFKNKKLTTTSLNFYRDLHCWEMRLTVIPIGYYKSFSFQINVKSSILQDLKFTKRDHYLDNQ, from the coding sequence TTGAGATTTAGGTTTACTTTATTGCTTTTACTTATAAACCAGTTGGCATTACTTGCTAACAGGTTTGACTCTGTGGCCTTACAACAGATGTTGGCTTACGCCAAACCCGATACCGTTTCAACTCCCGATAGTGCTAAGAACAAAAAAAGTGCCATCGACGATCCAGTAATTACCAACGCCGACGATTCAATTGTATACTCCCTCGATGGGAAAATTGCATATCTGTATGGTAATGGTGTGGTTACCTATCAAAATCTAGAGCTGAAGGCTAACTACATTGAGTTTGACATGGAAACCAAGCAGGTTTATGCAAGCGGATTACCTGATAGTACCGGAAAAATTAACGGTAAACCAAAGTTTAAGGAGGGAAGCCAGTCGTTTGAAATGGAAAAGATTTACTACAACTTTGATACACGTAGGGCTAAAATTATAGGTGTGGTAACTGAACAGTCAGGCGGCTTCATGCATAGTGCGGTTACAAAAAAGATGGAGGACGATGTGGTTAACCTTCAGGGTGGCAAGTATACCACCTGCGATTTAGACCATCCTCACTTTTACATTGCAATTACAAAGGGTAAGATGATACCCGATAAGAAGATTGTTGCTGGTCCTGCATACCTTGTCATTGAGGATGTACCTTTTCCCCTCATTATTCCGTTTGGTTTTTTCCCTAATACCCGTAAACGCGCTGCTGGCGTTTTAATACCCGAATACGGTGAGGAGAATAACAGAGGACTATTTCTTAGGAATGGTGGATTTTACTTCGGCATGGGCGATTACATGGACCAACGTTTAACTTTTGATGTATACTCAAGGGGGTCGTGGGGTGTACGAGGGCAAACATCATATAAACTCAGGTATAAGTTTTCAGGATCGTTAAATTTAGAATATTCTACTATTGTAACAAGCGATAAAGGTTTACCCGATTACAGTAAACAGAACTCCTACTGGATTCGTTGGTCACATAATCAGGACCCAAAAGCTTCGCCAAATTCAACTTTTCAGGCAAATGTAAACTTTGGTTCATCGAACTATAACAGGTATAATGCCCGTAGTATAAATACTGCGCTCTCAAATACGTTTAACTCAAGTATTTCGTATTCAAAAACCTGGCCTGGCTCCCCATTTAGCTTATCAACTTCGTTGACACACTCTCAAAACACAATAAATAAATCGGTTGACTTGAATTTTCCGAGGGTGGCTTTTAATATGAGCAGGATTTACCCTTTTAAACGGAAAAATGCAATTGGGGTGCCTAAATGGTACGAGAAGGTTGGGGTTAGCCTAAATACTAGCCTGGAAAACAGGGTTCAGGTTAAAGAAGATAATCTATTTAAACGTACAGTATTCGATAGTCTGCAAAATGGTATGAAACATTCAATTCCTGTTTCTACCTCTTTCAACCTTTTAAAGTTTATAACTGTTAGTCCCGGAGTTAACTACAACGAGTTTTGGTACTTGCAAACAATTGAAAAGAATTGGAATGCTGATTCTAACAGGGTTGAGATTGATACACTGCGTGGATTTAAAAGGGGTTATGAGTACAGCACATCAGTTTCAATGAGCACCAAGGTTTACGGAATGTTTCAGTTCTCAAAGAAATCAAAAGTACAAGCAATAAGGCATGTGATTACCCCTTCGGTTTCCTTAGGCTATCGTCCCGATTTTTCTGATCCCAAATACGGTTTTTATAGGACAGTTCAATCCGATTCCACTGGTAAAACAACCAGGTATTCAATTTTTGAGAAAGGTATATATGGGGGACCAGGTGGAGGCAAATCGGGGGTAGTTTCTTTCGCACTTTCAAACCTGCTGGAAATGAAGGTTAAATCGGCAAACGATACGGTTAACCCGGTTAAAAAAGTAAAAATTATTGATGGATTGTCAATGAACGCCTCATATAACCTTTTAGCCGATTCTTTGAACTGGTCTGAGGTGTCGGTTAGCGGTAGAACAGGCCTGTTTGATGGGAAGGTAAACATCAACTATTCTGGCGGTTTTAACCTGTATGCCATAAATGAGCAAGGGCGAATTTACAATAGGTATGAATGGAACGAGAGCGGTAAGCTGGCAAGGTTTACCAGAGGGAATATTGGTGTCGATTTCTCATTGAATAGCAAAAAGGAAGGGCAGGCCAATTCGTCCACGGCAGGAAGAATGAGGGGAGCGGGTGAAATACCTCCGGGAACGGCTCCCGATGGCTCAAACTTTGGCGAATCGCTTGGAACAATGTACGGACTTGATTATGTCGATTTCTCGGTTCCCTGGAATGTGAGGTTTAGCTACAACCTAAGCTATAGTAAACCTGCATTGCAGTCATCGTTAGTGCAAACTTTAAGCTTTTCAGGAAGCATTAGCCTTACTCCAAAACTGAAGATTGGTTTTAACTCAGGCTACGACTTCAAAAACAAAAAGCTTACAACCACTTCGCTTAACTTTTATCGCGACTTGCATTGCTGGGAAATGCGCTTAACTGTAATTCCCATTGGCTACTATAAGAGTTTTAGTTTCCAGATAAACGTAAAGTCGTCAATTCTACAAGATCTTAAGTTTACCAAGCGCGATCACTATCTCGATAACCAATAA
- the rpsF gene encoding 30S ribosomal protein S6 gives MNQYETVFIATPVLSEAQMKETVTKFRDFITENGGEIVHEESWGLRKLAYPIQKKTTGFYHLIEFKADGALIDKLETQYRRDERIIRFLTVKMDKHHVEFAQKRRNAKVEPKTMEG, from the coding sequence TTGAATCAGTACGAAACCGTTTTCATTGCAACTCCCGTTTTGTCTGAGGCCCAGATGAAGGAAACGGTTACCAAGTTCAGGGATTTCATCACCGAGAATGGGGGTGAAATTGTCCATGAAGAGAGTTGGGGATTAAGAAAGTTGGCCTACCCCATTCAGAAAAAAACCACCGGTTTTTACCACCTCATTGAGTTTAAAGCCGATGGTGCATTGATTGATAAGCTGGAAACCCAGTACCGTCGCGATGAGCGTATTATCCGCTTCCTGACCGTGAAGATGGATAAGCATCATGTTGAGTTTGCTCAGAAAAGACGCAATGCCAAGGTTGAACCTAAAACTATGGAGGGTTAA
- a CDS encoding N-acetylmuramoyl-L-alanine amidase family protein, giving the protein MALLIISLFSANTIKSQHLSAYSVSKIVIDAGHGGKDPGTVGKISMEKDITLSIAKRVGDLIDQNLPGVKVIYTRTDDTFIPLDERSRIANRESADLFISIHCNAAPNKGVTGTETYVMGLHKSNENLDVAMRENAVITYEDEYHEKYEGYDPNSAESFIIFTMLQNAFLEQSLDFASIIQGDLKERAKRPDRGVRQAGFLVLWKTSMPSVLVEVGYLSNPREEVFLNSNEGQELIASSIYRAIKAYKQKVDAIVESNQKTVKPDPSKPENIENESTTMAKVNTIEFKVQIASSQTPMNSKGTQFDGINNIDTLVVNGVYKYLVGGSQSYPEALEYCKVVKQKFPDAFVVAIENGEIIPIKKALEKINSN; this is encoded by the coding sequence TTGGCATTACTAATCATATCACTTTTTTCAGCCAATACAATTAAATCGCAGCACCTAAGCGCATACAGTGTATCAAAGATTGTTATCGATGCTGGTCATGGAGGTAAGGATCCTGGAACAGTTGGCAAAATCAGTATGGAAAAGGATATTACCCTATCCATTGCAAAAAGGGTTGGTGACCTCATAGACCAGAACCTCCCGGGCGTGAAAGTGATTTACACCCGAACCGATGATACCTTTATACCCCTAGACGAACGTAGCAGAATTGCTAACCGTGAAAGCGCCGATTTGTTTATATCAATCCATTGCAATGCTGCACCCAATAAGGGTGTTACCGGAACCGAAACCTACGTTATGGGGTTGCATAAGAGCAACGAGAACCTTGATGTAGCGATGCGCGAGAATGCTGTTATTACCTATGAGGATGAATACCACGAAAAATACGAAGGTTATGACCCTAACTCCGCCGAATCGTTCATAATTTTTACCATGCTCCAAAATGCTTTCCTAGAGCAAAGCCTCGATTTTGCCTCAATTATCCAAGGTGATTTAAAGGAACGTGCTAAGCGTCCCGATAGAGGTGTTAGGCAGGCAGGCTTTCTTGTGCTTTGGAAAACATCAATGCCAAGTGTTCTTGTGGAGGTTGGCTACCTTAGCAATCCAAGAGAGGAGGTGTTTTTGAATTCAAATGAAGGGCAAGAACTTATTGCTTCATCAATTTACAGAGCCATTAAAGCCTACAAGCAAAAAGTTGACGCAATTGTAGAGTCAAACCAGAAAACTGTAAAGCCCGACCCATCAAAACCAGAAAATATAGAGAATGAATCGACAACAATGGCAAAAGTAAATACAATAGAGTTTAAGGTTCAAATAGCCTCATCACAAACCCCAATGAACAGTAAAGGAACTCAGTTTGATGGCATAAATAATATTGACACTCTTGTGGTTAATGGAGTTTACAAATACTTGGTTGGTGGTTCGCAATCGTACCCTGAAGCACTGGAATACTGCAAGGTTGTTAAACAAAAGTTTCCTGATGCCTTTGTAGTAGCCATTGAAAACGGAGAGATTATTCCCATTAAAAAAGCCTTAGAGAAGATTAACTCAAACTAG
- the rpsR gene encoding 30S ribosomal protein S18, with protein MSQNQSEIRYLTPPSVEIKKKKYCRFRKNNIKYIDYKDAEFLKKFLNEQGKILPRRITGTSQKYQRKVATAVKRARHLALLPFVTDLLK; from the coding sequence ATGAGCCAGAATCAATCAGAAATCAGATATCTCACACCGCCTAGCGTTGAGATTAAAAAGAAAAAGTACTGCCGTTTCCGCAAGAACAACATCAAGTACATCGATTACAAAGATGCTGAGTTCCTCAAGAAGTTCTTAAACGAGCAGGGTAAAATTCTACCTCGTCGTATTACCGGAACCTCACAGAAGTATCAGCGCAAGGTAGCTACTGCCGTTAAGAGAGCACGCCACTTGGCTCTGCTCCCATTTGTAACCGATTTATTAAAGTAA
- a CDS encoding RidA family protein: MEKKIICTEKAPKAVGPYSQAVEANGFLFISGQIPIDPSTGKVVEGGIKEQTEQVLKNIGAILKEAGLDYRNVVKTTCLLSDMDNFAAMNEVYARYFTSEMPARAAYGVVRLPLGVMVEIECIAVC, from the coding sequence ATGGAAAAGAAAATAATTTGTACCGAAAAGGCACCTAAGGCTGTAGGGCCTTATAGCCAGGCTGTTGAAGCAAACGGTTTCTTGTTCATTTCAGGACAAATACCAATTGATCCCTCCACGGGAAAGGTGGTTGAGGGTGGTATTAAAGAGCAAACCGAACAGGTTCTTAAAAATATTGGAGCTATCCTGAAAGAGGCAGGTTTGGACTACAGGAATGTTGTTAAAACAACCTGTTTACTCAGCGATATGGATAACTTTGCCGCCATGAACGAGGTTTACGCACGCTATTTTACTTCTGAAATGCCAGCGAGGGCCGCTTACGGAGTTGTTCGATTACCTTTAGGGGTAATGGTTGAAATTGAGTGCATTGCTGTTTGTTAA
- a CDS encoding transglutaminase-like domain-containing protein, with protein MDAKYIKSLISLLDDPDTNVFNTVSEKIIMEGNEVIPVLENVWEKSTDPLLQSRIENIIDSIQYNYLAGEFQKWAQSQEMDLLQGTILVAKIQYPELNPSPIHEELEKIRRDIWLELNSSLTALEKVKIINHVIFTLHGYKPDTSNYFAPKNYFINTLIETKQGGPIILSLFYAIIAQKLGLPIYCVSLPHNFVLGFKDRYYQKTTDEPAEEKHSILFYINPFNQGSLFSAKEIELFLKQQKIDDELSYYLPCNNKEAILQLIYNASVALQRSNRQNKAILFTRIHDLLSK; from the coding sequence TTGGATGCCAAGTACATAAAATCGCTCATTTCCCTCCTGGATGATCCTGATACCAATGTGTTTAACACGGTATCAGAAAAAATCATCATGGAGGGAAATGAGGTTATTCCTGTTCTGGAGAACGTATGGGAAAAATCAACTGACCCTTTACTGCAAAGCAGGATTGAGAACATCATTGACTCCATTCAGTACAACTACCTGGCAGGGGAATTTCAAAAATGGGCACAGTCGCAAGAAATGGACTTACTCCAAGGGACAATCCTTGTAGCTAAAATCCAATACCCCGAACTTAACCCCTCTCCCATTCACGAGGAATTGGAAAAGATCAGGCGCGATATTTGGCTAGAACTTAACAGTAGCCTTACTGCACTTGAGAAAGTAAAAATCATCAACCACGTTATTTTCACATTACATGGCTATAAACCCGATACCTCAAACTACTTTGCTCCCAAAAACTATTTTATTAACACCCTAATAGAGACGAAACAGGGCGGGCCAATTATACTATCTCTCTTCTATGCGATTATTGCGCAAAAACTTGGCTTACCAATATACTGCGTTAGCTTACCCCACAATTTTGTTCTAGGTTTTAAAGACAGGTATTACCAGAAAACCACCGATGAGCCTGCCGAGGAAAAACATAGCATTCTCTTTTACATCAACCCATTTAACCAGGGTTCTTTATTCAGCGCAAAGGAAATTGAGCTTTTTTTGAAACAGCAAAAAATTGACGACGAACTGAGCTACTACCTGCCCTGTAACAATAAGGAGGCTATTCTTCAGCTAATATATAATGCATCGGTAGCGCTCCAGCGATCGAACAGGCAAAACAAAGCCATTCTTTTTACAAGAATTCATGACTTGCTGTCCAAATAA
- the dnaA gene encoding chromosomal replication initiator protein DnaA, translating to MAADYKEVWENCLRIIKDNVTPISFKTWFEPIVPIKLEKNVLTIQVPSPFFYEYLEEQYIDILRKTLRKELGADAKLEYSVIMEHSGYNGGTPYTVKFPTQNKTELKNKPVSVQAVQEAPIKNPFIIPGIKKLNVDPQLNPEYNFANFVEGTCNRLARSAGITISQAPGKTAFNPLFIYGGSGLGKTHLAQAIGIEVKRHFPEKIVLYVNAVKFQTQFVDAYFKHNNINDFLHFYQSIDLLILDDVHEFAGKEKTQDAFFHIFNHLHQTGKQLILTSDQAPADLQGLEKRLLSRFKWGLSAELTTPDFETRVAILKKKVYNDGIVVPNDVLEYIASNITQNIRELEGALISMLAQSTLNGKQLSVELASEMIEKLVKNTKKDITIDYIQKVVCEYFGLPVDVLNAKTRKREIVQARQIAMYFSKSLTKASLSTIGSVIGNKDHATVLHACKTVNNLMETDKRFKAQVEDIQKKLKYNA from the coding sequence ATGGCAGCTGATTATAAAGAAGTTTGGGAAAACTGTTTAAGAATCATTAAGGACAACGTAACGCCCATAAGCTTTAAAACTTGGTTTGAGCCCATTGTTCCCATTAAGCTGGAAAAGAATGTACTCACCATTCAGGTGCCAAGTCCTTTCTTCTACGAGTATTTGGAAGAGCAGTACATTGACATACTGCGTAAAACGTTAAGGAAGGAGTTGGGAGCCGATGCTAAGCTTGAGTACAGTGTAATTATGGAACATAGTGGCTATAATGGTGGCACTCCATATACAGTTAAGTTCCCCACTCAGAACAAAACTGAACTTAAAAACAAGCCAGTTTCAGTTCAGGCCGTTCAGGAAGCACCTATTAAGAACCCTTTCATTATTCCGGGAATTAAAAAGCTAAATGTTGATCCTCAGCTTAACCCTGAGTACAACTTCGCAAACTTTGTGGAGGGGACATGCAACCGCTTAGCTCGTTCTGCCGGAATCACTATTAGTCAGGCTCCAGGGAAAACTGCTTTTAATCCATTGTTTATTTACGGAGGCTCAGGGTTAGGCAAAACACACCTGGCTCAGGCAATTGGGATAGAGGTTAAAAGACATTTCCCTGAAAAAATTGTACTATACGTGAACGCCGTTAAGTTCCAAACCCAGTTTGTGGATGCTTACTTTAAACATAACAACATAAACGATTTTCTTCACTTCTACCAAAGTATCGACTTACTAATACTTGACGATGTTCACGAGTTTGCAGGAAAGGAAAAGACACAGGATGCCTTTTTCCACATCTTTAACCATTTACACCAAACGGGCAAGCAGCTTATCCTTACATCGGATCAGGCTCCAGCTGACCTGCAAGGCTTAGAAAAACGACTTCTATCGCGCTTCAAGTGGGGCTTGTCGGCTGAGCTTACAACACCTGACTTTGAAACAAGGGTAGCAATACTTAAAAAGAAAGTATATAACGATGGTATAGTAGTACCAAACGACGTTTTGGAATACATTGCCTCAAATATTACCCAGAACATTCGTGAACTTGAAGGTGCACTCATTTCCATGCTAGCTCAGTCAACCCTAAATGGGAAACAGCTCAGCGTTGAACTTGCCTCGGAAATGATTGAGAAGCTAGTTAAAAACACCAAGAAGGATATTACTATTGATTACATCCAAAAAGTTGTTTGCGAGTACTTTGGTTTACCTGTTGATGTGTTAAATGCAAAAACTCGCAAACGTGAGATAGTGCAAGCACGTCAGATTGCCATGTACTTCTCTAAAAGTTTAACCAAAGCATCCCTTTCAACCATTGGTAGCGTTATTGGGAACAAAGATCATGCAACTGTTCTTCACGCCTGTAAAACAGTTAACAATCTGATGGAAACCGATAAACGATTCAAAGCCCAGGTGGAAGATATCCAAAAGAAGCTTAAGTATAACGCATAA
- a CDS encoding MlaD family protein, with the protein MKLKLTRETKIGLFALTILVVMFWGVNFLKGKNIFSPNNVYYAIFKSVDGLKNTDAVLINGFKVGLVKNIEFHDLKSGRFRVVLLVNKKYSLPRNTTAKLVSTDIMGGKAIKLEVAPDSLYYEPGDTLPTSIEVGLLDQLAYQMSPVKEKAEVMMSEIAKTLVVLQEVLNDENKKNLSEGIENLNRTLHNIANLSAGLDTMVNSPKGSIRLSLSNIESISSNIRKNNADITNTIKNLSSLSDSLSKANLYSTLIKLDSSLTQLQQALTKVNSGEGTLGKLVNNDSLYRNLESASLQLELLIKDMKANPKRYVNFSIIDLSRTKYIEEKKNK; encoded by the coding sequence ATGAAACTCAAACTAACCCGCGAAACAAAAATTGGCCTGTTTGCCCTTACCATACTTGTTGTAATGTTCTGGGGAGTAAACTTTTTAAAGGGTAAAAATATTTTTAGCCCAAACAATGTTTACTACGCCATTTTCAAATCGGTTGATGGGTTAAAAAACACCGATGCCGTGCTAATTAACGGCTTTAAGGTTGGCCTGGTTAAAAACATTGAGTTTCATGACTTAAAGTCGGGGAGGTTTCGGGTGGTATTACTGGTTAATAAGAAGTACAGCCTCCCCCGAAACACTACTGCCAAACTAGTAAGCACCGATATAATGGGAGGTAAGGCCATAAAGCTTGAGGTAGCCCCCGATAGCCTTTACTATGAACCTGGTGACACACTTCCTACATCCATTGAGGTAGGGCTCCTCGATCAACTTGCCTACCAAATGTCGCCCGTAAAGGAAAAAGCTGAGGTAATGATGAGCGAGATTGCTAAAACCCTTGTTGTACTTCAGGAAGTGCTTAACGATGAAAATAAAAAGAACCTGTCGGAGGGCATTGAGAACCTCAATAGAACCCTCCATAACATTGCAAACCTGAGTGCTGGCCTCGACACCATGGTTAACAGTCCAAAAGGCTCCATAAGGTTATCGCTAAGCAATATAGAGTCAATTTCATCGAACATCCGAAAGAATAATGCAGACATTACAAACACCATTAAAAACCTTTCAAGCTTAAGCGATTCTCTATCCAAAGCTAACCTTTACAGCACGCTTATAAAGCTCGACTCCTCGCTAACCCAACTCCAGCAAGCTTTAACAAAAGTAAATTCAGGCGAGGGGACACTAGGCAAGCTGGTTAATAACGACTCGCTGTATCGTAACCTAGAATCGGCATCACTACAGCTTGAGTTACTGATTAAAGACATGAAAGCGAACCCTAAAAGGTATGTTAATTTCTCGATAATCGACTTAAGTAGAACCAAATACATCGAAGAAAAGAAAAACAAATAG
- a CDS encoding (2Fe-2S)-binding protein produces MKKNEKLTCHCNGVSKKSIVHAIQKGGAVDIADVQRFTLAATGCRRCFSQVEVIVNSEIERLKLVGFQLKIDFKDNA; encoded by the coding sequence ATGAAAAAAAACGAAAAATTAACCTGCCATTGCAACGGAGTAAGTAAAAAGTCTATTGTTCATGCAATACAAAAAGGCGGGGCAGTTGACATTGCCGATGTACAAAGATTTACTCTGGCTGCTACGGGATGTAGGAGGTGTTTTTCGCAGGTTGAGGTAATAGTTAACTCAGAGATAGAAAGGTTAAAATTAGTAGGATTTCAGCTTAAAATCGATTTCAAGGATAATGCTTAA
- a CDS encoding nucleoside phosphorylase gives MRVIESSELIINPDGSIFHLHLKPENLADKVILVGDPGRVDTVANFFDTKEISVSNREFKTVTGTYKGKRVTVLSTGIGTDNIDIVVNELDALVNIDLKTRTEKADKKKLTLVRLGTSGALQPEIDLGSFVMTEISVGFDGLLNFYANRNDISDLEMEEAFLKHTSWNPQCAKPYFCKSSPKLVKLFSDFTIPGVTISAPGFYGPQGRVLRLPLADPKLNDKIVDFNYKGRKITNFEMESSAINGLSLLLGHDAVTICTIIANRVIKDATKDYKPYINSLIEKTLDKLATLE, from the coding sequence ATGAGAGTTATAGAATCATCTGAACTTATTATCAATCCCGATGGAAGTATTTTCCATCTACACTTAAAACCCGAAAACCTGGCCGATAAGGTGATTTTGGTTGGTGATCCGGGTAGGGTTGATACCGTTGCAAATTTCTTTGATACCAAGGAGATTTCCGTTTCGAACCGTGAATTTAAAACAGTTACAGGAACATATAAGGGTAAACGCGTCACAGTTCTTTCCACCGGTATTGGAACCGACAATATCGATATAGTGGTGAATGAACTTGATGCGCTGGTTAACATTGACCTTAAAACCAGAACCGAAAAGGCTGATAAGAAAAAGTTAACCCTTGTTCGGCTTGGCACATCGGGTGCCTTACAACCGGAAATTGATTTGGGAAGTTTTGTGATGACTGAAATTAGCGTAGGTTTTGATGGTTTGCTTAACTTCTATGCCAATCGTAACGATATTAGCGATCTTGAAATGGAAGAAGCATTCCTAAAGCATACTAGTTGGAACCCACAGTGCGCTAAGCCTTATTTCTGTAAGTCGTCGCCAAAGCTGGTAAAGCTTTTCTCTGATTTCACCATCCCCGGAGTAACAATTTCAGCGCCAGGGTTCTATGGCCCGCAGGGGCGCGTTCTCCGTTTACCTTTAGCGGATCCTAAGCTGAACGATAAAATAGTTGATTTTAACTATAAGGGGAGGAAAATAACCAACTTTGAGATGGAAAGTTCAGCCATAAACGGCTTATCGCTCTTGCTTGGCCACGATGCTGTTACCATTTGCACAATTATTGCAAATCGTGTTATCAAAGATGCCACAAAGGATTACAAGCCATATATCAATTCACTAATTGAGAAAACACTGGACAAACTAGCAACGTTAGAGTAG